A window of Tautonia plasticadhaerens contains these coding sequences:
- a CDS encoding right-handed parallel beta-helix repeat-containing protein, with amino-acid sequence MSSRRGRRGAAGRASRGGFRVERLEPRQLLATFDVTSTADSGAGTLREAITLANLTAEADTIRFDLGGSGVRTIAVTSALPIVTAPLVIDGATQPGFNPASPTPVVFLNGVSTAGMADGLAFAPGAAGSVIRGLAIGRFGGDGIEVQASDVLIVGNHIGADAAGTAAAMNFGAGVRVVGASGVSIGGATASPFSPGAVGNVISANVGDNIRLEGASGAVVLGNFLGTDRSGTVALRDPASGGHGVRIVGGSGHVVGGPTPGEGNLISGNGINGVEVDGGSGVLVSGNRIGTTADGLALLGNENQGVRLRNGATGNTVGGRNASAFALSAGNLIAGHRDDEVRVADPGTSGNLVVGNFLGVDRTGSAGLPSGDSGVELNNAPGNTVGGADPRLGNVISGNRGDGILVIGPGASGNLIQGNRIGTNAAGTAAISNVTEDGIEINGAPDTTVGGAAAGVGNLISGNENQGIRLRNGPTGSLIQGNLIGTDAAGTAAIPNGENGILLEGGASSGASNNTIGGVNASAGVLSAGNLISGNGRNGVRVVGAGSSGNVVLGNFLGTDRLGTLALGNSIHGVLLDGAPGNTIGGANIGLQPFALRAGNLASGNGGDGIRLALLLDGQGQPVSASSDNLVVGNYAGTNASGSGAIPNQGAGVAVLGDSASAGSLSGNTIGGANEAVPGATRGNLISGNARLGLLLRGGAVSGNLALGNRIGTNAAGTVAVPNGRAPSTGGPIDADQGIGVLIDGGASANTVGQGNLVSGNIHAGVVIDGSPSNAVSGSRIGTNLAGTGPIGNGIGSPLPNGATDPTELDGNGVLLRDGATGNTIGGTNADPSVLTGGNLVSGNLGDGVAVHGAGTSGNLIAGNRIGTDLAGTAAIGNALDGVEVAGAGSTTIGGVSPGLRNVISGNGSDGVELERGTSDALVLGNFIGTDASGSAAVGNGSDGVSVFDASGNLVAGNLVSGNGLDGVRIRDLLATPGIPTSGNRVLGNFIGTDASGTVALGNDDDGVQVVASSGNTIGGVEPAEANLISGNRSYGVVVGDGDGTTSGNLVLGNRVGTTASGDSALGNAQDGVLLARGATRNTIGGVNAGPGTRTAGNLVSGNGGSGIRVLGDQSRENLLLGNFIGTDADGSSAVGNGLDGVRVEGRPSNTIGGTNAGPGVLTAGNLVSGNLGVGIRLIGGGASANLALGNFIGTDASGSDEVGNAGDGIRVEAAPGNTIGASNGATASLVAGNLVSGNLGSGIRLSGPGASGTFVLGNFVGTDAPGAAGLGNQGPGIVLDRASANTIGAANGAPGALVAGNLVSGNGGDGVIVTGEGASANWILGNFVGTDAGGSSRVGNAVAGVRIAASGNSVGVAGVGNVLSGNLGDGLAISAPMTSARANLIGTDATGTGGLGNGGDGVRISSSMMNTIGGNADGLRNVISGNAGAGVRVAGAGASLNIVAGNRIGTDRAGTIALGNSVGVLVTGGSTNNAIGDGNVLSGNRGDGVRIEGAGGGGTENAVAGNFIGLGPDGSTPVGNGGDGVRVVDAARNTIGSNLASANGGFGVALVGPGATTNFVQSNRVGTGDAGLLGRGNAAGGILVEDAPGNLVGGPVAAEGNIVSANLGSGIEIRGPGASGNLVAGNVIGLAATGAAPLGNSGDGIALLDGASANTIGGEVAAAGNVVSGNSRDGVVLAGGATRNVLSGNLIGTDAAGGRALGNGSSGVRISDAPDNTLGGRANLISGNGAFGVAVAGPGASGNVVSGNLIGTDLAGSAPLGTQRVGLVILDAPGNRVVDGNLVAGHLGDGLQLIGPGASGNLVEGNLIGTDESGSGGLGNARGVFLDGAPGNTLRANTVAGNLGDGVVLLNGASGNLLSGNLVGLAGEGGAVTRGNLSGVLIVGADGNTLDANVLSGNRGFGAALAGTSGNVLSGNLIGVDPGGTRARPNALHGVMVFAASGNTLSANVVSANGLYGVELRGGSSGNLLAENLVGTDRSGSSPLGNASDGVHLDGAGGNTLSANVISANLLDGVKLINDSPNNTLAGNLIGTDRTGSARLGNQGSGILIAGASNNLMRGNVTSGNRGFGVGIAGASGNVVAEGLVGTDAAGTVGLGNGLSGILLLNASRNSVLDSVVSANGAGDIRGNVRIDGPGATGNQVLGSRIGTDRPGARSLDPNLGGVRQRDPEFPADGTPSPGNRTTFDPRNDGVVIAGGASANSIGGTGGGQGNQISGNRIGVYVRDRSGGNVLVGNRIGTNPDGTSPLPNGDGVIVLNSSGNTIGGLGASSRNVISGNLEAGVRLTSLAFEGPRAPAAGNVVAGNYIGTNAAGDAAVPNRQGVFVYGASNNQIGLGSFADADGGGNLLSGNTEVGVQILNADTINAQTVATDAGPAIVPSPSAEGAVTSGNVVAGNRIGSDASGTARVPNYQGVFLSDAPGNAVVDNLIGGNVQVGLNLTAFNAVGNFVGGNRIGPDIAGNLGPLANGFGDPNGLGTGILLNQVLDGANTIAPTNDLRGNTTAQTRTRTIASGPFVEGVIPIVDPATGVLTRVDVRINGYLSRDASVTLNPANYAIEPIGGSGPIALASITYDEVARLVSITPASPLPAGSSFRLTLVGLAPGGLRSRTGPGAPPAFLDGNLDSRAGGDFVQVVNVPARSASAAMTARAVDALLDLGDPT; translated from the coding sequence ATGAGCAGCAGACGAGGTCGCCGGGGTGCGGCGGGACGGGCTTCCCGGGGCGGCTTCCGGGTCGAGCGGCTGGAGCCGAGGCAGCTGCTGGCGACCTTCGACGTGACCTCGACGGCCGACTCCGGCGCGGGGACGCTCCGGGAGGCGATCACCCTGGCCAACCTGACGGCCGAGGCGGACACGATCCGCTTCGACCTCGGCGGCTCGGGCGTCCGGACGATCGCCGTCACCTCGGCCCTGCCGATCGTCACCGCGCCGCTGGTCATCGACGGCGCGACGCAGCCGGGCTTCAACCCCGCCTCGCCGACCCCGGTGGTCTTCCTCAACGGCGTCTCCACCGCCGGCATGGCCGACGGCCTGGCCTTCGCCCCGGGGGCGGCCGGCTCGGTGATCCGGGGCCTGGCGATCGGCCGGTTCGGCGGCGACGGCATCGAGGTCCAGGCCTCCGACGTCCTGATCGTCGGCAACCACATCGGGGCCGACGCCGCCGGGACGGCCGCCGCCATGAACTTCGGGGCCGGCGTCCGGGTCGTTGGCGCCTCGGGGGTGTCGATCGGGGGGGCCACCGCGTCTCCGTTCAGCCCCGGGGCGGTCGGCAACGTGATCTCGGCGAACGTCGGCGACAACATCCGGCTCGAAGGCGCCTCCGGGGCCGTCGTGCTGGGCAACTTCCTCGGCACCGACCGCTCCGGCACGGTCGCCCTCCGGGATCCGGCCTCCGGGGGCCACGGGGTCCGGATCGTCGGCGGCTCGGGGCACGTCGTCGGCGGCCCGACGCCCGGCGAGGGGAACCTGATCTCGGGCAACGGCATCAACGGCGTCGAGGTCGACGGCGGCTCCGGAGTCCTCGTCTCCGGCAATCGGATCGGCACCACGGCCGACGGCTTGGCCCTGCTCGGCAACGAGAACCAGGGGGTCCGGCTCCGCAACGGGGCGACCGGCAACACGGTCGGCGGACGGAACGCCTCGGCCTTCGCCCTCTCGGCCGGCAACCTGATCGCCGGTCACCGGGACGACGAGGTCCGGGTCGCGGACCCGGGCACCTCCGGGAACCTCGTCGTCGGCAACTTCCTCGGCGTCGACCGCACGGGCTCGGCCGGGCTGCCCAGCGGGGACTCGGGGGTCGAGCTGAACAACGCCCCGGGCAACACCGTCGGCGGCGCCGACCCGAGGCTCGGCAACGTGATCTCGGGCAACCGGGGGGACGGCATCCTCGTCATCGGCCCCGGGGCGTCGGGGAACCTCATCCAGGGCAACCGGATCGGCACCAACGCGGCCGGGACCGCGGCCATCTCCAACGTCACCGAGGACGGCATCGAGATCAACGGCGCCCCGGACACCACCGTCGGCGGGGCCGCCGCCGGGGTCGGCAACCTGATCTCGGGCAATGAGAACCAGGGCATCCGCCTCCGCAACGGCCCGACCGGGTCCCTGATCCAGGGCAACCTCATCGGCACCGACGCCGCCGGGACGGCCGCCATCCCCAACGGCGAGAACGGCATCCTGCTGGAGGGCGGGGCCTCGTCCGGGGCCTCGAACAACACGATCGGCGGCGTGAACGCCTCGGCCGGGGTCCTGTCGGCCGGCAACCTGATTTCGGGCAACGGCCGCAACGGCGTCCGGGTCGTCGGCGCCGGCAGCTCGGGCAACGTCGTGCTCGGCAATTTCCTGGGGACCGACCGCCTCGGCACCCTCGCCCTGGGCAACTCGATCCACGGCGTCCTGCTCGACGGCGCCCCCGGCAACACGATCGGCGGGGCGAACATCGGGTTGCAGCCGTTCGCGCTGCGGGCCGGCAACCTCGCCTCGGGCAACGGCGGGGACGGCATCCGCCTGGCCCTGCTGCTCGACGGCCAGGGCCAGCCGGTCTCGGCCAGCTCGGACAACCTGGTGGTCGGCAACTACGCCGGGACGAACGCCTCCGGCTCGGGGGCGATCCCGAACCAGGGTGCGGGCGTCGCGGTGCTCGGCGACTCCGCCTCGGCAGGATCCCTCTCCGGCAACACGATCGGCGGGGCGAACGAGGCGGTGCCGGGGGCGACCCGGGGGAACCTGATCTCGGGCAACGCCCGGCTCGGCCTGCTGCTCCGGGGGGGGGCGGTCTCGGGGAACCTGGCCCTGGGGAACCGGATCGGCACCAACGCGGCCGGCACCGTGGCCGTGCCCAACGGCCGGGCGCCGTCGACCGGCGGCCCGATCGACGCCGACCAGGGCATCGGCGTGCTGATCGACGGCGGGGCCTCGGCGAACACGGTCGGGCAGGGGAACCTCGTCTCGGGGAACATCCACGCGGGGGTCGTGATCGACGGCAGCCCGTCGAACGCCGTCTCCGGCTCCCGGATCGGCACCAACCTCGCCGGGACCGGCCCGATCGGCAACGGCATCGGCAGCCCCTTGCCGAACGGCGCCACCGACCCGACCGAGCTGGACGGCAACGGCGTCCTGCTCCGGGACGGCGCGACCGGCAACACGATCGGCGGCACCAACGCCGACCCCTCGGTGCTCACCGGCGGCAACCTCGTCTCGGGGAACCTCGGCGACGGCGTGGCCGTGCACGGCGCCGGGACGTCGGGGAACCTGATCGCCGGCAACCGGATCGGCACCGACCTGGCCGGGACGGCCGCGATCGGCAACGCGCTGGACGGCGTGGAGGTGGCCGGGGCCGGGTCGACCACGATCGGCGGCGTCTCGCCGGGCCTCCGCAACGTGATCTCGGGCAACGGCAGCGACGGGGTCGAGCTGGAGCGGGGGACCTCGGACGCCCTGGTCCTGGGCAACTTCATCGGCACCGATGCGTCGGGCTCGGCGGCGGTCGGCAACGGCTCCGACGGCGTCTCCGTCTTCGACGCCTCCGGCAACCTCGTGGCCGGCAACCTCGTCTCCGGCAACGGCCTGGACGGGGTCCGGATCCGGGACCTGCTGGCGACCCCCGGCATCCCGACCTCCGGCAACCGGGTGCTGGGCAACTTCATCGGCACCGACGCCTCGGGGACCGTCGCGCTGGGCAACGACGACGACGGCGTGCAGGTCGTCGCCTCGTCCGGCAACACGATCGGCGGCGTCGAACCGGCGGAGGCCAACCTCATCTCCGGCAACCGCAGCTACGGCGTGGTCGTCGGCGACGGCGACGGCACCACCTCGGGCAACCTCGTGCTCGGCAATCGGGTCGGCACCACCGCCTCGGGGGACTCGGCCCTGGGCAACGCCCAGGACGGCGTCCTGCTGGCCCGGGGGGCGACGCGCAACACGATCGGCGGGGTGAACGCGGGGCCCGGCACCCGGACGGCCGGCAACCTCGTCTCCGGCAACGGCGGGTCGGGGATCCGGGTGCTCGGCGACCAGTCCCGGGAGAACCTGCTGCTGGGCAACTTCATCGGCACCGACGCCGACGGGTCCTCGGCCGTCGGCAACGGGCTCGACGGCGTCCGGGTCGAGGGGAGGCCCTCGAACACGATCGGCGGCACCAACGCCGGGCCCGGGGTCCTCACGGCCGGCAACCTCGTCTCGGGGAACCTCGGGGTCGGGATCCGGCTGATCGGCGGCGGGGCCTCGGCGAACCTGGCCTTGGGGAACTTCATCGGCACCGACGCCTCGGGATCCGACGAGGTCGGCAACGCCGGGGACGGCATCCGGGTCGAGGCGGCCCCGGGCAACACGATCGGCGCCTCCAACGGGGCGACCGCCTCGCTGGTCGCCGGCAACCTCGTCTCCGGCAACCTCGGGTCCGGGATCCGGCTCTCGGGCCCCGGCGCCTCGGGCACCTTCGTGCTCGGCAACTTCGTCGGCACCGACGCCCCGGGGGCCGCCGGCCTCGGCAACCAGGGCCCCGGGATCGTCCTCGACCGGGCCTCGGCCAACACGATCGGCGCCGCCAACGGGGCCCCCGGGGCCCTGGTGGCGGGGAACCTCGTCTCGGGCAACGGCGGCGACGGCGTGATCGTGACCGGCGAGGGGGCCTCGGCGAACTGGATCCTCGGCAACTTCGTCGGCACGGACGCCGGGGGCTCCTCCCGCGTCGGCAACGCCGTGGCCGGGGTCCGGATCGCCGCCTCGGGCAACTCGGTCGGGGTGGCGGGGGTGGGCAACGTCCTCTCGGGCAACCTCGGCGACGGCCTGGCGATCTCCGCCCCGATGACCTCGGCCCGGGCCAACCTCATCGGCACCGACGCGACCGGGACGGGCGGCCTCGGCAACGGCGGGGACGGCGTCCGGATCTCCTCGAGCATGATGAACACGATCGGCGGCAACGCCGACGGCCTGCGCAACGTCATCTCCGGGAACGCCGGGGCCGGGGTCCGGGTCGCCGGGGCGGGCGCCTCGCTGAACATCGTCGCCGGCAACCGGATCGGCACCGACCGGGCCGGGACGATCGCCCTGGGGAACTCGGTCGGCGTGCTGGTCACCGGGGGATCCACCAACAACGCGATCGGCGACGGCAACGTCCTCTCGGGCAACCGCGGCGACGGCGTCCGGATCGAGGGGGCCGGCGGCGGCGGGACCGAGAACGCGGTGGCCGGCAACTTCATCGGCCTCGGCCCCGACGGCTCGACCCCGGTCGGCAACGGGGGGGACGGCGTCCGGGTCGTCGACGCGGCCCGCAACACGATCGGCAGCAACCTCGCATCGGCCAACGGCGGCTTCGGCGTCGCGCTGGTCGGCCCCGGGGCGACGACGAATTTCGTCCAGTCGAACCGGGTCGGCACCGGGGACGCGGGCCTGCTCGGCCGGGGCAACGCCGCCGGGGGGATCCTCGTCGAGGACGCCCCCGGCAACCTCGTCGGCGGGCCGGTGGCGGCCGAGGGGAACATCGTCTCGGCGAACCTCGGCTCGGGGATCGAGATCCGGGGGCCGGGCGCCTCGGGGAACCTCGTCGCCGGCAACGTCATCGGCCTGGCCGCCACCGGGGCCGCCCCGCTGGGCAACTCGGGGGACGGCATCGCCCTGCTCGACGGCGCCTCGGCCAACACGATCGGCGGCGAGGTGGCCGCGGCCGGCAACGTCGTCTCGGGCAACTCCCGGGACGGCGTGGTCCTGGCCGGGGGGGCGACCCGCAACGTCCTCTCCGGCAACCTCATCGGCACCGACGCCGCCGGGGGCCGGGCGCTCGGCAACGGCTCCTCCGGGGTCCGGATCTCCGACGCCCCCGACAACACCCTCGGCGGCCGGGCGAACCTGATCTCCGGCAACGGTGCGTTCGGCGTCGCGGTCGCCGGGCCCGGGGCCTCGGGCAACGTCGTCTCCGGGAACCTGATCGGCACCGACCTGGCCGGGTCGGCCCCCCTGGGCACCCAGCGGGTCGGCCTGGTGATCCTCGACGCCCCGGGCAACCGGGTCGTCGACGGCAACCTCGTCGCCGGGCACCTGGGGGACGGCCTCCAGCTCATCGGCCCCGGCGCCTCGGGGAACCTCGTCGAGGGGAACCTGATCGGCACCGACGAGTCCGGCTCGGGCGGCCTGGGCAACGCCCGGGGCGTCTTCCTCGACGGCGCCCCCGGCAACACCCTCCGGGCCAACACCGTGGCCGGCAACCTCGGCGACGGCGTCGTGCTGCTCAACGGCGCCTCGGGCAACCTGCTGTCGGGGAACCTCGTCGGCCTGGCCGGCGAGGGCGGGGCGGTGACGAGGGGCAACCTCAGCGGCGTCCTGATCGTCGGGGCCGACGGCAACACGCTCGACGCCAACGTCCTCTCGGGCAACCGGGGCTTCGGCGCCGCGTTGGCCGGCACCTCGGGCAACGTGCTCTCGGGCAACCTGATCGGCGTCGACCCCGGGGGCACCCGGGCCAGGCCCAACGCCCTGCACGGCGTGATGGTCTTCGCCGCCTCGGGCAACACCCTCTCGGCCAACGTCGTCTCGGCCAACGGGCTCTACGGCGTCGAGCTGCGGGGGGGCTCGTCGGGCAACCTGCTGGCGGAGAACCTCGTCGGCACCGACCGGTCCGGCTCCTCCCCGCTCGGCAACGCCAGCGACGGCGTCCACCTCGACGGCGCCGGGGGCAACACCCTCTCGGCCAACGTCATCTCGGCGAACCTGCTGGACGGCGTGAAGCTGATCAACGACTCCCCCAACAACACCCTGGCCGGCAACCTGATCGGCACGGACCGCACCGGGTCCGCCCGGCTCGGGAACCAGGGCAGCGGCATCCTGATCGCCGGGGCCTCGAACAACCTGATGCGGGGGAACGTGACCTCGGGCAACCGGGGCTTCGGGGTCGGCATCGCCGGGGCCTCGGGCAACGTGGTGGCCGAGGGCCTGGTGGGCACCGACGCGGCCGGCACCGTCGGCCTGGGCAACGGCCTCTCGGGCATCCTGCTGCTCAACGCCTCGCGGAACTCCGTGCTCGACTCCGTCGTCTCCGCCAACGGGGCGGGCGACATCCGGGGCAACGTCCGGATCGACGGCCCGGGGGCCACCGGCAACCAGGTCCTCGGCAGCCGGATCGGCACCGACCGCCCCGGCGCCCGGTCGCTCGACCCCAACCTCGGGGGTGTCCGCCAGCGAGACCCCGAGTTCCCGGCCGACGGCACCCCCTCCCCCGGCAACCGCACCACCTTCGACCCCCGCAACGACGGCGTCGTCATCGCCGGGGGGGCCTCGGCCAACTCGATCGGCGGCACGGGGGGCGGCCAGGGGAACCAGATCTCGGGCAACCGGATCGGCGTCTACGTCCGGGACCGGTCGGGCGGCAACGTCCTGGTCGGCAACCGGATCGGCACCAATCCCGACGGGACGTCTCCCCTGCCCAACGGCGACGGCGTGATCGTCCTGAACTCCTCCGGCAACACGATCGGCGGCCTCGGCGCCTCCTCCCGGAACGTCATCTCGGGCAACCTGGAGGCGGGCGTCCGCCTGACCAGCCTCGCCTTCGAGGGGCCCCGGGCCCCGGCCGCCGGCAACGTGGTGGCGGGGAATTACATCGGCACCAATGCCGCCGGGGACGCCGCCGTCCCCAACCGCCAGGGGGTCTTCGTCTACGGCGCCTCGAACAACCAGATCGGCCTCGGCTCGTTCGCCGACGCCGACGGCGGCGGCAACCTCCTCTCGGGCAACACCGAGGTCGGCGTCCAGATCCTCAACGCCGACACGATCAACGCCCAGACCGTCGCCACCGACGCCGGCCCGGCGATCGTCCCGTCGCCCTCGGCCGAGGGCGCGGTCACCTCGGGGAACGTCGTGGCCGGCAACCGGATCGGCTCGGACGCCTCCGGCACGGCCCGGGTGCCGAACTACCAGGGCGTCTTCCTCAGCGACGCCCCCGGCAACGCCGTCGTCGACAACCTGATCGGCGGCAACGTCCAGGTCGGGTTGAACCTCACCGCGTTCAACGCCGTGGGCAACTTCGTCGGCGGCAACCGGATCGGCCCCGACATCGCCGGCAACCTCGGGCCGCTGGCCAACGGCTTCGGCGACCCCAACGGCCTGGGCACCGGCATCCTGCTCAACCAGGTCCTCGACGGCGCCAACACGATCGCCCCCACCAACGACCTGAGGGGCAACACCACCGCCCAGACCCGGACCCGGACCATCGCCTCCGGCCCGTTCGTCGAGGGGGTGATCCCGATCGTCGACCCGGCCACCGGAGTGCTGACCCGGGTCGACGTCCGGATCAACGGCTACCTCTCCCGGGACGCCTCCGTCACCCTGAACCCGGCCAACTACGCCATCGAGCCGATCGGGGGTTCCGGGCCGATCGCCCTGGCGTCGATCACCTATGATGAGGTGGCCCGGCTCGTCTCGATCACCCCCGCCTCCCCCCTGCCCGCCGGCTCCTCCTTCCGCCTGACCCTGGTCGGCCTGGCCCCCGGCGGCCTCCGGTCCCGGACCGGCCCCGGCGCCCCCCCGGCCTTCCTGGACGGCAACCTCGACTCCCGGGCCGGCGGCGACTTCGTCCAGGTCGTCAACGTGCCCGCCCGATCGGCCTCGGCGGCGATGACCGCGAGGGCCGTCGACGCCCTGCTCGACCTCGGCGACCCGACCTGA
- a CDS encoding DUF2243 domain-containing protein, with translation MAGRTNRGPLISAGTLLGVGMGGFVDGILFHQILQLHNMISARRPVTDLVSAEINMAWDGLFHAFTWAMTALGLALLWRAGLRADVPWSTRTFVGSLLLGAGLFNLVEGLIDHHLLGVHHVVEALGVSAWDFAFLASGVVLILAGWASIRSGRGDSTPRGHPGGPS, from the coding sequence ATGGCAGGCCGCACCAACCGCGGGCCCCTGATCTCGGCCGGGACGCTGCTCGGCGTCGGCATGGGGGGCTTCGTCGACGGCATCCTCTTCCACCAGATCCTCCAGCTCCACAACATGATCTCGGCGAGGAGGCCGGTCACGGATCTGGTCAGCGCCGAGATCAACATGGCCTGGGACGGCCTCTTCCACGCCTTCACCTGGGCGATGACGGCCCTCGGCCTGGCCCTGCTCTGGCGGGCCGGGCTGAGGGCGGACGTCCCCTGGTCGACCCGGACCTTCGTCGGCTCGCTGCTGCTCGGCGCCGGGCTGTTCAACCTCGTCGAGGGGCTCATCGACCACCACCTCCTCGGGGTCCACCACGTCGTCGAGGCGCTCGGCGTGTCGGCCTGGGACTTCGCCTTCCTCGCCTCGGGGGTGGTGCTGATCCTCGCCGGGTGGGCGTCCATCCGGTCCGGCCGGGGCGACTCGACCCCCCGGGGGCATCCGGGAGGGCCCTCCTGA
- the glgX gene encoding glycogen debranching protein GlgX, with amino-acid sequence MSTTTEHAPIRNGALASDRFRDHPLTIARGEPLPLGANRLGGGINFVLICRHATSVSLVLCEPCDGAVRSEIPLDPRLNRTGDHWHVRVDGLPDDFCYGYRVDGPHGGPHRYDPAKILLDPACRALSCGTPWGQTGTLPRLSLIMPTEVDRINDLHPRIPLEDSILYEIHVRGYTAHRSSGVRHPGTFSGLAEKIEYLKWLGVTGVELLPIDEFDETDCPFVNPYTGERNRNFWGYNTIAYAAPKAAYAHNPERTAPWEEFRRAVRAFHDAGLEVVLDVVFNHTAEGGDGGPTYSFRGLDNGLYYLVDDFGRYHNFTGCGNTVNSNHPVVRNLILACLRNLVAEAHVDGFRFDLASVLGRDKKGHVLVEPPVVEMISEDPLLRDTKLIAEPWDAAGLYQVGSFPGGARWSEWNGHYRDDVRRFWKGDSGQVPLLATRLCGSEDLYADRGPLHSVNLITCHDGFTLCDLVSYNQKHNLANGEDNRDGHNDNCSWNCGVEGPTDNASVRALRARQARNLVATLMVSQGVPMLLGGDEFLRTQGGNNNAWCQDNETSWVDWSLADENAEFLRFVRQLIALRKRHPALRRKTFLKRGGSGHPPDVVWHGVEPGEPDFGWNSRSLAMALDGRRCDRPGVVDRDLYIACNAYHQPLVFTIPASPSGRRWRRTVDTALPSPEDALDLDEGPTIPLLHRYRLAPRSMLILVSEA; translated from the coding sequence ATGTCGACGACGACGGAGCACGCCCCGATCCGGAACGGGGCCCTGGCCAGCGACCGATTCCGCGACCACCCCCTGACCATCGCCCGGGGAGAGCCCCTGCCCCTGGGCGCCAACCGCCTGGGCGGCGGCATCAACTTCGTGCTCATCTGCCGGCACGCCACCTCGGTCAGCCTCGTCCTCTGCGAGCCCTGCGACGGCGCCGTCCGGTCCGAGATCCCGCTCGACCCCCGCCTCAACCGGACCGGCGACCACTGGCACGTCCGGGTCGACGGCCTGCCCGACGACTTCTGCTACGGCTACCGGGTCGACGGCCCCCACGGCGGCCCCCACCGCTACGACCCGGCCAAGATCCTGCTCGACCCCGCCTGCCGGGCCCTCTCCTGCGGCACCCCCTGGGGACAGACCGGCACCCTGCCCCGGCTCAGCCTGATCATGCCCACCGAGGTCGACCGCATCAACGACCTCCACCCCCGCATCCCGCTCGAGGACTCGATCCTCTACGAGATCCACGTCCGGGGCTACACCGCGCACCGCAGCTCCGGCGTCCGCCACCCCGGCACCTTCTCCGGCCTGGCCGAGAAGATCGAGTACCTGAAATGGCTCGGCGTCACCGGCGTCGAGCTGCTCCCCATCGACGAGTTCGACGAGACCGACTGCCCCTTCGTCAACCCGTACACCGGCGAGCGCAACCGCAACTTCTGGGGCTACAACACGATCGCCTACGCCGCCCCCAAGGCCGCGTACGCGCACAACCCCGAGCGGACCGCCCCCTGGGAGGAGTTCCGCCGGGCCGTCCGCGCCTTCCACGACGCCGGCCTGGAGGTCGTCCTCGATGTCGTCTTCAACCACACCGCCGAGGGGGGCGACGGCGGCCCCACCTACAGCTTCCGCGGCCTCGACAACGGCCTCTATTACCTCGTCGACGACTTCGGCCGCTACCACAACTTCACCGGCTGCGGCAACACCGTCAACAGCAACCACCCGGTGGTCCGCAACCTCATCCTCGCCTGCCTCCGCAACCTCGTGGCCGAGGCCCACGTCGACGGCTTCCGCTTCGACCTCGCCTCGGTCCTCGGCCGCGACAAGAAGGGGCACGTCCTCGTCGAGCCCCCCGTCGTCGAGATGATCAGCGAGGACCCCCTGCTCCGCGACACCAAGCTCATCGCCGAGCCCTGGGACGCCGCCGGGCTCTACCAGGTCGGCAGCTTCCCCGGCGGCGCCCGCTGGTCGGAGTGGAACGGCCACTACCGCGACGACGTCCGGCGCTTCTGGAAGGGGGACAGCGGCCAGGTCCCCCTGCTCGCCACCCGGCTCTGCGGCAGCGAGGACCTCTACGCCGACCGCGGCCCCCTCCACTCGGTCAACCTCATCACCTGCCACGACGGCTTCACCCTCTGCGACCTCGTCTCCTACAACCAGAAGCACAACCTCGCCAACGGCGAGGACAACCGCGACGGCCACAACGACAACTGCTCCTGGAACTGCGGCGTCGAGGGCCCCACCGACAACGCCTCCGTCCGGGCCCTCCGCGCCCGCCAGGCCCGCAACCTCGTCGCCACGCTGATGGTCAGCCAGGGCGTCCCCATGCTGCTGGGGGGTGACGAGTTCCTCCGCACCCAGGGCGGCAACAACAACGCCTGGTGCCAGGACAACGAGACGAGTTGGGTCGACTGGTCGCTGGCCGACGAGAACGCGGAGTTCCTCCGGTTCGTCCGCCAGCTCATCGCCCTCCGGAAGCGGCATCCCGCCCTCCGCCGCAAGACCTTCCTGAAGCGCGGCGGCTCCGGCCACCCGCCCGACGTGGTCTGGCACGGCGTCGAGCCCGGCGAGCCCGACTTCGGCTGGAACTCCCGCTCCCTGGCGATGGCCCTCGACGGCCGGCGCTGCGACCGCCCCGGCGTGGTCGACCGCGACCTCTACATCGCCTGCAACGCCTACCACCAGCCCCTCGTCTTCACCATCCCCGCCTCCCCCTCCGGCCGCCGCTGGCGACGGACCGTCGACACCGCGCTGCCCTCCCCCGAGGACGCGCTGGACCTCGACGAGGGCCCCACCATCCCCCTCCTGCACCGCTACCGCCTCGCCCCCCGTTCCATGCTCATCCTCGTCTCCGAGGCCTGA
- a CDS encoding J domain-containing protein, with the protein MLLMAVEQDDRIIWVVVEQHRPKGRIRSRIVLHLGQYRDRDAAEAAFLDRLATNPTLRAVAGRWAANAADVLSDRKARARFLLHGVTSGGIAADADDLLLRREEEERRARERARAASWPAGIPSVAFATLGLSTAASLAEIKASYRRKAFLLHPDRGGDLAAMVALNAAYEDASWYAEWRG; encoded by the coding sequence ATGCTGCTGATGGCCGTCGAGCAGGACGACCGGATCATCTGGGTGGTCGTCGAGCAGCACCGGCCCAAGGGCCGTATTCGGAGCCGGATCGTCCTGCACCTCGGCCAGTACCGGGACCGCGACGCGGCCGAGGCCGCCTTCCTCGACCGGCTCGCGACCAATCCCACGCTCCGGGCCGTCGCCGGGCGCTGGGCCGCGAATGCGGCGGACGTGCTCTCGGACCGCAAGGCCCGGGCCCGGTTCCTCCTCCACGGCGTCACCTCCGGCGGGATCGCGGCCGACGCCGACGACCTCCTGCTCAGGAGGGAGGAGGAGGAGCGGCGCGCGCGGGAGCGGGCGAGGGCGGCATCCTGGCCCGCCGGGATCCCGTCGGTCGCGTTCGCCACGCTCGGTCTCTCGACCGCCGCCTCGCTCGCCGAGATCAAGGCCTCCTACCGGAGGAAGGCCTTCCTCCTGCACCCCGACCGGGGCGGCGACCTCGCGGCGATGGTCGCGCTGAACGCCGCCTACGAGGACGCCTCCTGGTACGCCGAGTGGCGGGGCTGA